From a region of the Desulfuromonas sp. KJ2020 genome:
- the plsY gene encoding glycerol-3-phosphate 1-O-acyltransferase PlsY: MFLLLVFLLVAYLIGAIPGGIVLTRLVGSEDIRQAGSGNIGATNVYRVAGRKLGVATLVLDALKGVLPVGAALAVFPESLGSVALVAAATFLGHLYPIYIGFKGGKGVATALGIFLVLSPKSVLVALLLFVLLVWKWRYISLGSVCAAAVAPLLVFYFERSTPLFLVTLFIGGMVILRHRANIERLIAGTENRFRA; encoded by the coding sequence ATGTTTCTCCTTCTCGTTTTTCTGCTAGTGGCCTACCTGATTGGCGCCATTCCCGGCGGCATCGTCCTGACCCGGTTGGTCGGCTCCGAGGATATCCGCCAGGCGGGCAGCGGCAATATCGGCGCTACCAACGTCTACCGGGTGGCCGGGCGCAAGCTGGGGGTGGCCACCCTGGTTCTCGACGCTCTTAAAGGGGTGCTGCCGGTAGGGGCTGCCTTGGCTGTTTTCCCCGAATCATTGGGGTCGGTCGCTCTGGTGGCGGCGGCGACCTTTCTGGGTCACCTCTATCCCATCTATATCGGCTTTAAAGGGGGCAAGGGAGTGGCTACCGCGTTGGGAATTTTTCTGGTGCTGTCGCCCAAAAGCGTCCTGGTGGCTCTCCTCCTCTTTGTGCTTCTGGTCTGGAAATGGCGCTACATCTCTCTCGGCTCCGTCTGCGCCGCCGCGGTCGCCCCCCTGCTGGTTTTCTATTTTGAGCGTTCAACGCCGCTCTTTCTGGTCACCCTCTTTATCGGCGGCATGGTGATCCTGCGCCATCGGGCCAATATCGAGCGCCTGATCGCCGGCACCGAAAATCGCTTTCGGGCCTGA
- the mltG gene encoding endolytic transglycosylase MltG, which translates to MSRKTSLAPLVLILLLLPAVYGVVDFARFMLRPVTPVAPQVIAVRPGSSFAQVALMLEEGGVVDSALRLRLLARWRGEAGRVKAGEYRFAEAASPGEVLKRLVAGDVIQYRFTVPEGLTLEEIARKLAAEGRGDGGHFLQLARDADFIHSVGVEAKTLEGYLYPETYTLVATTGEKPLLQAMVRQMQARLTEELLAGARARGLSVHELLTLASIIQKEAGNEAEMPIIAGVFHNRLQRGMRLQSDPTVIYGVQDFDGNLTRRHLEEWTPYNTYRIAGLPPGPIASPGEPALRAAAFPAEVNYLYFVGKGDGTHVFSNTLREHNDAVRRYQLKR; encoded by the coding sequence ATGTCGCGAAAAACGTCGCTGGCCCCGTTGGTCCTTATCCTGCTGCTGTTGCCTGCCGTCTATGGAGTCGTCGATTTTGCCCGCTTTATGCTACGGCCGGTGACGCCGGTGGCGCCGCAGGTAATTGCCGTCCGTCCCGGCAGTTCTTTCGCCCAGGTGGCCCTGATGCTGGAGGAAGGGGGCGTGGTGGACAGTGCCCTGCGCCTGCGCCTGCTGGCCCGCTGGCGGGGAGAGGCGGGCCGGGTCAAGGCTGGTGAATACCGCTTTGCGGAAGCGGCTTCGCCCGGTGAGGTTTTAAAACGCCTGGTGGCGGGGGACGTCATCCAGTATCGTTTCACGGTGCCGGAAGGGCTGACTTTGGAGGAAATCGCGCGAAAGCTGGCGGCAGAGGGCCGGGGCGATGGCGGTCACTTCCTGCAGCTGGCGCGGGATGCCGATTTTATCCATTCCGTCGGGGTGGAGGCGAAAACGCTGGAAGGATATCTCTATCCGGAGACCTATACCCTGGTGGCGACAACGGGGGAGAAGCCGCTGCTGCAGGCGATGGTGCGGCAGATGCAAGCCCGCCTGACGGAAGAGCTCCTGGCGGGGGCCAGGGCCAGGGGGCTGTCCGTCCACGAGCTGCTGACCCTGGCCTCCATCATCCAGAAGGAAGCGGGGAACGAGGCCGAAATGCCCATTATCGCCGGGGTCTTCCACAACCGGTTGCAGCGGGGCATGCGATTACAGTCGGACCCGACGGTGATTTACGGTGTGCAGGACTTTGACGGCAACCTCACCCGCCGGCACCTGGAGGAATGGACCCCTTACAATACCTACCGCATAGCCGGCCTGCCCCCCGGTCCTATTGCCAGCCCGGGTGAGCCGGCCCTGCGCGCGGCGGCCTTTCCGGCCGAAGTAAACTATCTCTACTTTGTGGGGAAGGGCGATGGCACCCACGTCTTTTCCAATACGCTGCGCGAACACAATGACGCGGTGCGGCGCTATCAGTTGAAGCGCTGA
- a CDS encoding response regulator: MAQRILIAEDNDRVAAFLEALLRHEGYATERTADGIETLQHIGRGAPDLLLLDLRLPRLHGVDLLKKLRKSTVGRDLPVIVATGVYRGERYARAAQGLGVRHYLEKPFSAEALLLAVKDMLSSRQQEAAAEESEPFDHHLYQAFSTAFSGTCHFEGTRGAILSFLAGTPVSLRPGFVHRDFGDYLFQNGRISADEYDYYQAAGRFRSDVLVQLGCLRYPELLQEKLAYLNGELIEAFSGPPLKVEQRPFPLSPGLQLFTLNMPSLFYRGYWRSSAPDTANPFPEDVYGQFVAPAAAFYRHVNFLDLNEEERRFVGQLDGSRTMAECLEGASGLMPLLRLLKTFGMLTFAREPLSPELPAGMPLRTLFNILEDETGASSDDPLESFSDLVADESRDDEPLVPSQPAPPVLPETVDLSLRVRQVFDGLQGKNYYQVFAMEQGKFSFDQLKSHYFRLTREFGPEAMMQLAGEEAGMVEEILATVTTAYNTLSDVIKKERYDELLGSDKVGLGQKGDDIFQSQVQFQSGKVFLDMEEWDNAEKALQDACNIAPKNGDYLAHLAWSIYRNPRNGSSPAMREKVRQMLNRALSLDRVPSAYAFKGWMLLDGGQDLLAEAEFSKALKLDARHALARKGLREITEKREQEKKGLFRRMFS; this comes from the coding sequence ATGGCCCAAAGAATCCTGATCGCCGAGGACAATGACCGCGTTGCCGCTTTTCTGGAGGCCTTGCTGCGGCATGAAGGCTATGCCACCGAGCGGACAGCCGATGGCATCGAGACGCTACAGCACATCGGCCGAGGTGCCCCCGATCTCCTCCTCCTCGACCTGCGTCTGCCCCGCCTGCACGGGGTCGATCTGCTCAAAAAATTGCGGAAAAGCACCGTAGGTCGCGATCTGCCGGTCATTGTTGCCACGGGGGTCTATCGCGGAGAGCGTTATGCCAGGGCCGCCCAGGGCCTGGGGGTGCGCCATTACCTGGAAAAACCCTTCTCCGCCGAAGCCCTTCTGCTGGCGGTCAAGGACATGCTTTCCTCCCGCCAGCAAGAGGCGGCGGCAGAAGAGAGTGAACCCTTCGACCACCACCTCTACCAGGCCTTCAGCACGGCATTCTCCGGAACCTGTCACTTTGAGGGAACGCGGGGGGCCATCCTCAGCTTTTTGGCGGGTACGCCCGTTTCTCTGCGGCCGGGTTTTGTTCATCGGGATTTCGGCGACTACCTCTTTCAGAACGGACGTATTTCCGCTGACGAATATGACTACTATCAGGCGGCAGGACGATTCCGCAGTGATGTTCTGGTGCAACTCGGCTGCCTGCGTTATCCCGAACTGCTGCAGGAAAAACTGGCCTATCTGAACGGCGAACTGATCGAAGCTTTCAGCGGGCCACCATTGAAGGTGGAGCAGCGACCCTTTCCTTTGTCGCCGGGCCTGCAGCTTTTCACCCTGAATATGCCTTCCCTCTTCTACCGTGGTTATTGGCGCAGCAGCGCTCCCGACACCGCCAATCCTTTCCCCGAAGATGTGTATGGGCAATTCGTTGCTCCTGCCGCGGCGTTTTACCGACACGTCAACTTTCTCGATCTCAATGAAGAGGAGCGCCGTTTTGTCGGCCAGCTCGACGGCAGCAGAACTATGGCAGAATGCCTGGAGGGCGCGAGCGGCCTCATGCCCCTGCTGCGTCTGCTCAAGACCTTCGGGATGCTGACCTTTGCCCGTGAACCGCTGTCTCCGGAACTCCCTGCCGGCATGCCATTGCGTACTCTGTTCAATATTCTGGAGGATGAGACCGGGGCGAGCAGCGACGATCCCCTCGAAAGTTTTTCCGATCTGGTAGCGGACGAGAGTCGTGATGACGAACCGCTCGTGCCTTCCCAGCCAGCCCCGCCGGTGCTGCCCGAGACCGTCGACCTGTCGCTGCGGGTGCGGCAGGTATTTGACGGCCTGCAGGGCAAGAATTACTATCAGGTTTTCGCTATGGAGCAGGGGAAATTTTCCTTTGATCAGCTCAAATCCCACTATTTCAGACTGACCCGCGAATTCGGCCCCGAGGCGATGATGCAGCTGGCCGGCGAGGAGGCCGGCATGGTGGAGGAGATCCTGGCCACGGTCACCACGGCCTACAATACCCTGTCTGATGTCATCAAGAAGGAGCGCTACGACGAGTTGCTCGGTTCGGATAAGGTGGGGCTGGGGCAGAAGGGGGACGATATCTTCCAGTCGCAGGTTCAGTTCCAGTCCGGTAAGGTGTTTCTGGACATGGAAGAGTGGGACAACGCCGAAAAAGCCCTGCAGGATGCCTGCAATATCGCCCCGAAAAACGGTGACTACCTGGCGCACCTGGCCTGGTCCATCTACCGAAACCCGCGAAACGGCAGCAGCCCCGCCATGCGGGAGAAGGTGCGCCAGATGCTGAATCGCGCCCTCAGTCTCGATCGCGTCCCTTCCGCCTATGCTTTCAAAGGTTGGATGCTATTGGACGGGGGGCAGGACTTGCTGGCCGAGGCCGAGTTCAGCAAAGCCCTCAAGCTCGATGCCCGCCATGCCCTGGCTCGCAAAGGGCTGCGGGAGATCACCGAAAAACGCGAGCAGGAAAAGAAGGGGCTCTTCCGGCGCATGTTCAGTTAG
- the ldhH gene encoding L-lactate dehydrogenase (quinone) large subunit LdhH, with product MNRERNRQYRQRIDQALATPQLQEALHKFADAYLLSRQNAFTGHDFEELRRDIAAIKDQALLQRDALRQEFTRNAEAAGATVFYARTAAEANDYIARLARERQVKLAIKSKSMASEEIHLNRALEQAGVTAVESDLGEWIIQLAGQRPSHMVMPAIHMFKEEVAALFSQVTGEKEPAEIEHLVGVARQQLRQRYFEAGMGISGANIAVAETGGIALVTNEGNARLATTLPPIHVALVGVEKLVSTLEDAAKIIRVLPKNATGQLLTSYVTWIRGAVPCGEMDKELHIVLLDNGRSALAASPHCRDALRCIKCGACANVCPVYQTVGGHVFGHIYISAIGIILTAFFHGLDQAAELVRACIGCRSCVAVCPSHIDLENIILQLRQALGEEEGIGTGKALVFRRVMRNRQLFHTLIRAASLLQKPVTRGEDTIRHLPLFFSGLTAWRTLPAIAATPLRDQWPDLPQRVDSPRYQVAFFGGCANDFLYPGLGQDLVRVLNHFDVQVSYPARQNCCGIPALYSGDRETAVELARQNVEAMLDGDPDYVVTTCPTCTLALCRDFVEHLRDNPAWAQKAEKLAAITMDVSGFIVKVLGGVEKQAGTAGETVTYHDSCHLKRGAGVWQEPRALLQASGSELREMNHADRCCGFGGSYSFTSHPAIARSILADKVRDILASGAASVAMDCPGCLLQIRGGLEKGGHAVRAVHTIELLAEALDRQARSEG from the coding sequence ATGAACCGAGAACGGAACCGGCAGTACCGACAGCGCATCGATCAGGCCCTGGCCACGCCCCAGCTGCAGGAGGCCCTGCACAAATTTGCCGATGCCTACCTGCTCTCCCGTCAGAACGCCTTTACCGGCCACGACTTCGAGGAACTGCGCCGTGATATCGCCGCGATCAAGGATCAGGCCCTGCTGCAACGCGACGCTCTGCGGCAGGAATTCACCCGCAACGCCGAAGCCGCCGGCGCCACCGTCTTTTACGCCCGCACAGCGGCCGAAGCCAACGACTACATCGCCCGACTCGCCCGCGAGCGCCAAGTCAAGCTGGCCATCAAGAGCAAGAGCATGGCCAGCGAAGAGATCCATCTCAACCGGGCCCTGGAGCAGGCTGGCGTCACCGCCGTCGAATCGGACCTGGGCGAATGGATCATCCAACTGGCTGGCCAGCGACCGAGCCACATGGTCATGCCTGCCATCCACATGTTCAAGGAGGAAGTGGCGGCGCTGTTCAGCCAGGTCACCGGCGAGAAAGAGCCGGCCGAGATCGAGCATCTGGTCGGGGTCGCCCGTCAGCAGCTGCGGCAGCGCTATTTCGAGGCCGGGATGGGGATCAGCGGCGCCAATATCGCCGTGGCGGAAACGGGAGGCATCGCCCTGGTGACCAACGAGGGCAATGCCCGCCTGGCCACCACCCTGCCGCCCATCCACGTGGCCCTGGTGGGGGTGGAGAAACTGGTGTCAACGCTGGAGGATGCGGCCAAAATCATCCGTGTGCTGCCCAAGAACGCCACGGGGCAGCTCCTCACCAGCTACGTAACCTGGATCCGCGGCGCCGTCCCCTGCGGGGAAATGGACAAAGAGCTGCACATCGTCCTGCTCGACAACGGCCGCAGCGCCCTGGCCGCATCCCCCCACTGCCGCGACGCGCTGCGCTGTATCAAATGCGGCGCCTGCGCCAACGTCTGTCCCGTCTACCAGACCGTCGGCGGCCATGTCTTCGGCCACATCTACATCAGCGCCATCGGCATCATTCTCACCGCCTTCTTCCACGGCCTCGACCAGGCCGCCGAGCTGGTGCGGGCCTGCATCGGCTGCCGGTCCTGCGTCGCCGTCTGCCCCAGCCATATCGACCTGGAGAACATCATCCTGCAGCTGCGCCAGGCCCTTGGCGAAGAGGAAGGCATCGGCACCGGCAAGGCCCTGGTCTTCCGCCGGGTCATGCGCAACCGTCAGCTCTTCCATACTCTGATCCGGGCCGCCAGCCTGCTGCAGAAACCCGTCACGCGCGGGGAGGATACCATCCGCCATCTGCCTCTGTTTTTTTCGGGTCTCACCGCCTGGCGCACTCTTCCCGCCATCGCCGCCACCCCCCTGCGCGACCAGTGGCCCGACCTCCCGCAACGGGTCGACAGCCCCCGCTACCAGGTGGCCTTCTTCGGTGGCTGCGCCAACGATTTCCTCTATCCGGGGCTGGGCCAAGATCTGGTGCGGGTCCTCAACCACTTCGACGTACAGGTCAGCTATCCCGCCAGGCAGAACTGCTGCGGCATCCCAGCGCTCTATTCGGGGGATCGGGAAACAGCGGTGGAGCTGGCCCGCCAAAACGTGGAGGCCATGCTCGACGGAGACCCCGATTACGTGGTGACCACCTGCCCCACCTGCACGCTGGCCCTGTGCCGCGACTTTGTCGAACACCTGCGGGACAACCCGGCCTGGGCCCAGAAGGCGGAGAAGCTGGCAGCCATAACGATGGATGTGTCGGGTTTTATCGTCAAAGTGCTGGGGGGGGTGGAAAAACAGGCAGGAACGGCCGGGGAAACGGTCACCTACCACGACTCCTGCCACCTCAAGCGAGGGGCCGGCGTCTGGCAGGAGCCGCGGGCCCTGCTGCAGGCCAGCGGCTCCGAACTGCGGGAAATGAATCATGCCGACCGCTGCTGCGGCTTCGGCGGCTCCTATTCCTTCACCAGCCACCCGGCCATCGCCCGAAGCATCTTGGCCGACAAAGTGCGGGATATTCTGGCATCCGGGGCCGCCAGCGTCGCCATGGATTGTCCCGGCTGTCTGCTGCAGATTCGCGGCGGCCTGGAAAAGGGCGGACATGCCGTGCGGGCCGTCCACACCATCGAGTTGCTGGCCGAAGCCCTTGACCGCCAGGCTCGTTCCGAAGGCTAA
- a CDS encoding lactate utilization protein, whose product MSEDVLLATFEAAAGKVGAEIIHLDSVSEIGDTVCRLADGGIYVADFASARRLGLAAQLKAAGCQVLDGRDRGAAAGAALGLTGANFAIADTGTLVLESTAEDIRLASTLPERHVVLADSRKIVADGLAAVPWLRQLHQRQSRNYLAYITGPSRTADIERVLTIGVHGPRRLHILLLAGLSDDFLEM is encoded by the coding sequence ATGTCAGAAGACGTTTTACTTGCCACTTTCGAGGCCGCCGCCGGCAAGGTGGGCGCCGAGATCATCCATCTTGATTCGGTCTCTGAAATCGGCGATACGGTTTGCCGTCTGGCTGACGGCGGCATCTATGTCGCCGACTTCGCCAGTGCCCGGCGTCTCGGCCTGGCCGCTCAGCTCAAGGCGGCCGGCTGCCAGGTCCTTGACGGCCGGGATCGTGGGGCGGCGGCCGGCGCGGCCCTGGGCCTGACCGGCGCCAACTTCGCCATTGCCGATACCGGCACGCTGGTGCTGGAGAGTACCGCCGAGGACATCCGCCTGGCCTCCACTCTGCCTGAGCGTCATGTCGTGCTGGCCGATAGCCGCAAGATCGTCGCCGACGGACTGGCGGCCGTCCCCTGGCTGCGCCAGTTGCATCAGCGTCAGTCGCGCAACTATCTGGCCTACATCACCGGCCCCAGCCGCACCGCCGATATCGAGCGGGTACTGACCATCGGCGTGCACGGCCCGCGGCGCCTGCACATCCTGCTGCTGGCCGGGCTTTCCGACGATTTTCTGGAGATGTAG
- a CDS encoding TrkA family potassium uptake protein — MKKSKFCVIGLGNFGYHVVATLSDDNHEVIAIDADKDKVQAVKDLCSYAILGDAANKAFLEAQGVAEMNAAVVSTGDRSHLATLITLYLRELKVPRIIVKAVSEDHGRILERVGATEVIFPEKDMARKVAHSLSSPNVLEFIPLAEDYALSETEPPKHFIGKTLVELDLRKKHHVTVIAIKDVLTDQFIAAPPPDHRIKDSDVLIMIGKTDDVDQALAR, encoded by the coding sequence ATGAAGAAGAGTAAATTTTGTGTAATCGGGCTGGGCAACTTCGGGTATCACGTCGTCGCCACCCTCAGTGACGACAACCACGAAGTGATCGCCATCGACGCGGACAAGGACAAGGTGCAGGCCGTCAAGGATCTCTGTTCCTACGCCATTTTAGGGGATGCGGCCAACAAGGCTTTTCTGGAAGCGCAGGGAGTGGCTGAAATGAACGCGGCCGTGGTCTCCACCGGCGACCGCTCCCATCTGGCGACTCTGATCACCCTCTACTTACGGGAGCTGAAGGTTCCTCGCATCATCGTCAAGGCGGTCAGCGAAGATCACGGCCGCATTCTTGAGCGGGTCGGCGCCACCGAGGTGATCTTTCCCGAGAAGGACATGGCCCGCAAGGTGGCGCACAGCCTGTCGAGCCCCAATGTCCTCGAGTTCATTCCCCTGGCCGAGGATTACGCCCTCTCTGAAACCGAGCCGCCCAAGCACTTCATCGGCAAGACCCTGGTCGAGCTTGACCTGCGCAAGAAGCACCACGTCACGGTCATCGCCATCAAGGATGTCCTTACCGACCAGTTCATCGCCGCACCGCCGCCTGATCACCGCATCAAAGACAGCGACGTCCTTATTATGATCGGCAAAACCGATGATGTGGACCAGGCCCTGGCGCGCTAA
- a CDS encoding TrkH family potassium uptake protein, with the protein MKSTLLGRLKSLSPAQALVSYYALAILIGALLLRTPLAVNGEPLSFLDALFTATSAQCVTGLAVVDTGTRFSLFGQGVILLLIQVGGLGIMTFSVYLFIYLRVGISARGRWIIHETLMHTPISSWRELIKGIFLMTLVIETIGTVLLSLAFVPRLGLVEGVYSAFFHAISAFCNAGFSLYPDSLVAFRDDPLVNLTIMALIILGGIGFLVIRELRQILSTPKAQKKPRLSLHSRIVLSTTAFLVGYGTVCIFFLESGHSLAGMSHLESFWTSLFQSVTTRTAGFNTIDLTHFRVPTLFLMMFLMFIGASPGSAGGGVKTTSLALFFAVLYSRLKGSPHISIFRRTIPDDVIAKALSLVILAVILIGLALFGLLIVHVPNAPGDDAREFLNFAFEAVSAFGTVGLSTGATASLGGWGKGIVILLMFVGRVGLLTVAFAIAGRTRRHAPRYAEENIMIG; encoded by the coding sequence ATGAAATCCACCCTGCTGGGCCGACTCAAGTCTCTCTCCCCAGCCCAGGCTCTCGTTAGCTATTATGCCTTGGCCATTCTTATCGGCGCCCTGCTCCTGCGGACGCCTCTGGCGGTCAACGGTGAGCCCCTCTCTTTTCTCGACGCCCTCTTCACCGCCACCTCGGCCCAGTGTGTCACCGGTCTGGCCGTGGTCGATACGGGTACCCGCTTCAGTCTCTTCGGCCAGGGAGTGATCCTGCTCCTCATCCAGGTGGGTGGCCTGGGCATCATGACCTTCTCCGTCTACCTCTTCATCTACCTGCGGGTCGGCATCAGCGCCCGCGGACGCTGGATCATCCATGAAACCCTGATGCACACCCCCATCAGTTCCTGGCGGGAGCTGATCAAGGGCATCTTTCTGATGACCCTGGTGATCGAGACCATCGGGACAGTGCTGCTGTCCTTGGCTTTCGTGCCCCGACTGGGCCTGGTCGAAGGGGTCTACAGCGCCTTTTTTCACGCCATCTCCGCTTTCTGCAATGCGGGTTTTTCTCTTTACCCCGACAGCCTGGTCGCCTTTCGCGACGATCCCCTGGTTAACCTGACCATTATGGCCCTCATCATCCTGGGGGGTATCGGTTTTCTGGTCATCCGCGAACTACGGCAAATTCTCTCCACCCCGAAAGCACAGAAAAAGCCGCGGCTCTCCCTGCACAGCCGTATCGTGCTCAGCACCACCGCCTTTCTCGTTGGCTACGGCACGGTCTGCATCTTTTTTCTGGAGAGCGGGCACTCTTTGGCCGGCATGTCGCATCTTGAGAGCTTCTGGACGTCCCTATTTCAATCGGTGACCACCCGCACCGCCGGTTTCAACACCATAGACCTCACCCACTTTCGGGTTCCCACCCTTTTTCTCATGATGTTTCTGATGTTCATCGGCGCCTCCCCCGGCTCGGCGGGAGGGGGGGTCAAAACCACCAGCCTGGCCCTCTTCTTTGCCGTGCTCTACAGTCGGCTCAAAGGGTCGCCCCACATCAGCATCTTCCGGCGCACCATTCCCGATGATGTCATCGCCAAAGCCCTGTCGCTGGTCATCCTCGCCGTCATCCTCATCGGTCTGGCGCTCTTCGGCCTGTTGATCGTGCATGTCCCGAACGCCCCCGGGGATGACGCGCGGGAGTTTCTCAACTTCGCTTTCGAGGCTGTCTCCGCCTTCGGCACCGTGGGTCTTTCCACCGGCGCGACGGCCAGCCTGGGAGGCTGGGGGAAGGGGATTGTCATCCTGCTCATGTTTGTCGGCCGCGTCGGCCTGCTGACCGTCGCCTTCGCCATTGCCGGTCGAACCCGGCGTCATGCGCCGCGCTACGCGGAAGAAAACATCATGATCGGCTGA
- a CDS encoding response regulator transcription factor — protein sequence MDPLTILIADDNPKDFEFLEQLVQGLEVPCQIERAHNGKIALEKAQRLDTPLVISDIQMPELNGIEFARALWEQKPMARIIFWSQYKDEMYVRALTSIVPPETVYGYVLKSNTRERIASAVQTVLIDEQCWIDPEVRKVQGRAGHRQTALSDIEYEALVDISLGLTDNLIAQRRYLSRRGVQSRLNTLYTKLGLDQEQFHSEKFGDAFNLRNRAVSVALRRGLINAFELEHEEEELQGWLKKFRSSKRV from the coding sequence ATGGATCCCCTGACCATTCTTATCGCTGACGACAATCCCAAGGACTTTGAATTTCTCGAACAGCTCGTACAGGGCCTGGAAGTCCCCTGCCAGATCGAGCGGGCTCACAACGGTAAAATCGCCCTGGAAAAGGCGCAGCGACTGGACACGCCCCTGGTGATCAGCGACATCCAGATGCCCGAACTCAACGGCATTGAATTCGCCCGCGCCCTCTGGGAGCAGAAACCCATGGCCCGCATCATCTTCTGGAGCCAGTACAAAGATGAAATGTACGTGCGGGCCCTGACCAGCATCGTACCGCCGGAAACGGTGTACGGTTACGTGCTCAAATCCAATACCCGTGAGCGCATCGCCTCGGCGGTGCAGACCGTACTCATCGACGAGCAGTGCTGGATCGACCCCGAGGTGCGCAAAGTACAGGGCCGGGCCGGCCACCGCCAAACCGCTCTGTCCGATATCGAATACGAGGCCCTGGTGGACATTTCTCTCGGTCTGACCGATAACCTCATCGCCCAGCGCCGCTACCTGTCCCGCCGAGGCGTGCAGAGCCGCCTCAACACCCTCTACACCAAGCTGGGGCTCGATCAGGAGCAATTTCACAGTGAAAAGTTCGGCGATGCCTTCAACCTGCGGAACCGGGCCGTATCCGTCGCCCTGCGCCGGGGGCTGATCAACGCCTTTGAGCTGGAACACGAGGAAGAAGAGCTGCAGGGCTGGCTGAAAAAGTTTCGCAGCAGCAAACGGGTTTAG
- a CDS encoding HAMP domain-containing protein has product MQKHSVFLTGLCYRSAMRLALKHQXILAPATVLLLMSLALAFLQYTYWDLSVKRQEARRLGLVFIALAEADLASQRMQGISLQLAREHFVDIRVLEEMIQLHRHLAEAIIRVKDLLILPESTRALLSQAVDDLNPEDGLNSKKLLDALSLLRPQLVSLVEMAQDRRERLRNTQTKDIDELVEHTALVSLVVLGAALLLGILLSRFFGRRILKRIQSISDSAGRIASGDLTPLTPPTRVDDELDELALSINRMTDQLIRVIGTEKLLEGAEEERRRIAMDIHDQTLSDLSSVLRGIQDMRAKNPEGGEGLRLEEDLQRAMANLREIMDNLHPQTLDILGLGAALESHLERHLSKGNLPEYHLYISPEADRAPLARLDRLNLYRIAIEAIHNVIRHAQASRYEVNLDVRNGELVLSVEDNGVGFTAPPQNGRSGRGLHNIRERAKVIGSTVQWGPSRFSTGTRFELIMPLKSHPQED; this is encoded by the coding sequence GTGCAAAAGCACAGTGTATTTCTCACTGGGCTGTGCTATCGTTCCGCCATGCGCCTTGCCCTTAAACACCAAAKCATTCTCGCCCCGGCCACCGTCCTGCTGCTGATGTCTCTGGCCCTGGCTTTTCTCCAGTACACCTACTGGGATCTGTCCGTCAAACGGCAGGAAGCCCGACGGCTGGGGCTGGTCTTCATCGCCCTGGCGGAAGCGGATCTGGCCTCACAGCGCATGCAGGGCATCTCTCTGCAGCTGGCCCGGGAGCATTTCGTCGATATCCGGGTGCTCGAAGAGATGATTCAGTTGCACCGGCATCTGGCCGAAGCCATCATCCGCGTCAAAGACCTGCTGATTCTGCCGGAAAGCACCCGGGCCCTGCTCTCCCAGGCCGTCGATGATCTCAATCCCGAAGACGGACTGAACTCGAAAAAACTCCTGGACGCCCTCTCCCTGTTGCGTCCGCAACTGGTCTCTCTGGTGGAGATGGCCCAGGATCGGCGCGAACGGCTGCGCAACACCCAGACCAAGGATATCGACGAACTGGTGGAACACACGGCCCTGGTCTCCCTGGTGGTATTGGGAGCGGCGCTGCTGCTCGGCATTCTGCTCTCCCGGTTTTTCGGACGCCGGATTCTCAAACGCATCCAGTCCATCTCCGACAGCGCCGGTCGCATTGCCAGCGGGGATCTGACCCCGCTGACGCCGCCCACGCGCGTGGACGACGAGCTGGACGAGCTGGCCCTGTCCATCAACCGCATGACCGATCAGTTGATCCGCGTCATCGGCACCGAAAAACTGCTGGAGGGCGCGGAGGAGGAACGGCGTCGCATCGCCATGGATATACACGATCAGACCCTCTCCGATCTCTCCTCGGTGCTGCGCGGCATTCAGGACATGCGGGCGAAGAATCCCGAAGGAGGCGAAGGGCTCCGGCTGGAGGAAGATCTGCAGCGGGCCATGGCCAACCTGCGGGAGATTATGGATAATCTCCACCCGCAGACCCTCGACATCCTCGGTCTGGGGGCGGCGCTGGAATCCCATCTCGAAAGGCACCTTTCCAAAGGAAATCTGCCCGAATACCATCTGTACATATCCCCCGAGGCCGACCGCGCGCCCCTGGCCCGTCTGGACCGTCTTAACCTTTACCGCATCGCCATCGAGGCCATTCACAACGTGATCCGCCACGCCCAGGCCAGCCGCTATGAGGTCAATCTCGATGTCCGCAACGGCGAACTGGTGCTCTCCGTCGAAGACAACGGCGTCGGCTTTACCGCCCCGCCACAGAACGGGCGATCCGGGCGTGGACTGCATAATATCCGCGAACGGGCCAAGGTCATCGGCTCCACCGTTCAATGGGGACCGTCCCGCTTCTCCACCGGCACCCGCTTCGAACTGATAATGCCCCTTAAATCCCATCCGCAGGAGGACTGA